Within the Desulfuromonas sp. genome, the region GTGATTGTTAAACTGCAGCAGCTTGTCGCGGCGCGCTTTGAAGCGATGAGTTATACCGATGCCGTAATCGCCCTCGAAAAGTCGGGCCGAAGTTTTGACTTCCCGGTGGCGTGGGGAGCGGATCTGCAGAGTGAGCACGAGCGCTACCTGACCGAAGAGGTGGTCGGCGGCCCGGTTTTTATTACTGATTATCCGAAAGAGATCAAGGCTTTTTACATGCGTCAGAATGACGACGGCAAAACCGTGGCAGCCATGGACCTGCTGGTGCCCCGGGTCGGAGAAATTATCGGCGGCAGCCAGAGAGAAGAGCGGCTTGAGGTTCTTGATGCGCGGATGCAGGAGTCAGGTGTCGAGCCGGAGTCGCTGTGGTGGTATCGGGACATCCGGCGCTGGGGCAGTTGCCCGCATGCCGGCTTCGGTCTCGGCTTTGAACGTTTTTTGATGTATGTCACCGGGATGGAGAATATCCGTGATGTTATTCCGTTCCCGCGGACACCGGGGCACGCCGGATTTTAAGGCCTTCCGACAAAAATTGGCATGGTCTAGACCTTTTTTGTCAGCAAGAGCGGTTTATGGCGGCAAAAGTTGCCCATTATAAATCTTGTAAATTCCGGCGATCCATTTTCCACCCGAAAGCGGATGCTTGTTGGAATTGATGACCATCAGCCGGGTATTCTGGTCGTCTTTTTGCGTGGCGATAAGCCAGAATTCGTTTTTACCTGGCGACCTGTATTCATCGGCCTTGTTGTTAATGATGCGCAACAGCATGGTGGCGGAATAATATTTCTCACTGGCCAACGGGTCAAAGGTAGCAGGATCAAAGGCTCCGGTGCCACTTTCCGGCGGGTATTGCTGTTTATCTTCGTAGTAGGAGGAAAAGGAATTTAATAACTCCCTGCCTTCCGAGACCAGGACTCCGTAGTTTGCTTTCCTCTTGTAGTCACTGTATTGCGGGATTGCAATGGCAGCAAGGAGACCTAAAATGGCAATGACAACGAGCAGTTCAACCAAGGTAAATCCATGCTGTCTTTTCATGTTGGTCTCCAATGAAGTCTAGAACTGCCCTGGTAGAATGGTTCGCATTTCAATTGGTCTTTGCAATTGGCATTCCCATTTAGTTTTTGGCAGATAAAAAAAACACCGCCTTTCGGCGGTGCAAAAGAGGAAGGATGTTGAAAGAACTGCTTAGTGGATTGTTGCGACCAGTGCTTCTGCTTCGGCCCGCAGGGTTGTGAGAATCCCTTCGGTGAAGAAATCACCCATCAGGGTTCTGAATTCATAGGAATCGGCCAGTTCAAAGCGTAGCTCAAGCGGAATCTTATTCCAGACTTCGGTGTTGTTGATCAGCGACAGGATCTGGTTGCGATCGAAAATCATGTCGCGTAAATTGTCCATATCGATGTAAATTCTTTGCATGGTCGCCCTCCTTTACTGACGAGGTACTGAACCGGTTGGCGTTGTGGCTGGACCATTTATGGATTACTGAATAAGCAAGAGCTGTTCCTGCCGGCATTTTTTTGAGTATCTATTGAATAAAAATAGTAATATCAGTATCTTAGATGTTTCTTCTTGTGTTTTATTACTGCATGAGGATTGGGCTGGTCTGCTCTGAAGCGTGCAAGAATGTCGCAGGTGTGCAAAATCTGCGTGATCCATGGGTGTTGATTGTTTATGACCGTTGCTGAATTTATTGCAGAAAAAAAATTGCAGTCGCGTATCCATTCAGCTTGCGAAAGGCTGTTGACGGATGCGACAATTTTGCCAAGAGTGGAGGCGGTGCCGATCCGCAAGAGCCGTGCTCTTCGGCGCCTCGGTTCCTATGTCGAACGCGATGGCAAGCCGCGCGAAATCCGCCTGCAATTTGCCCAGGAGGAAGAATCCCTGGTTGATACCTTTCTCCACGAATTGGCACACTGTTTTGATCATCTCGCCAATCAGTCCGGAAAGAGTTATCGGTTGGCGCATGGTTCAGGCTGGAAGGCCTGGGCGGAAGCGCTCGGCATCGAGCCGGTCCGTTGCGGAGAAAGCCGGCAACTGAGGTCGCTGGCCGAGTCTCGGCTGAAGGTCGTTGCGGTTTGTGAGCGGTGTGGTTTCGAGTTGCACCGCCTCCGGCGTTTGCCGCGCCGAAGACGTTACCTTCACATTCAGTGCGGCGGCCGGTTCAAGGTCATCTCCTGATGGATAGAATATCTTGGCGTTGTCTGCAAGCTGCGTTATTCTGTAAAGGTACGAAATTATTCTGAACCGGAGATTCCCGTGGGCTACCTGATTCTGCTCTGTCTTTCATTGGCCTCTGTCTCGGTTGTTATCATTTACAATCGACTCGTTCGCGACCGCAACCGGGTGTCGACTGCTTTAAGCGACATTGATGTCCAGCTCAAACGGCGCTACGACCTGATACCGAAACTGGTGGCGGCAGTCGAGCAGTACGCGCGCTACGAACGGGCAACATTAACCACCGTGACGGAAATTCGCAATCAGGCCAGCGCCATAGATGGCGTCTGCCAAAAGGCGCCGCTCGAGCAGCAGCTCGGCCAGGGGCTCGGCAAGCTGATTGCGCTGGCTGAAGACTACCCTGAACTCAAGGCCGATCAGAGTTTTTTACAGCTGCAAAACGATCTGACCGATATCGAGAATCATATCCAGTATGCCCGTCGCTATTACAATGGAGCGGTGCGTAACCTGAATACCCGGATCGGTTCGTTTCCCGATCTCGTGGTCGCCCGATTGTTCCGCTTTTGTCCGCAGGCATTTTTTGAAATTGAATCACCTGAACAATTGAACTCTCCGGAGATAACCCTCAGATGAAGAAAATTCTGATCATTTTGATTCTGCTCCTGTTCAGCTCATCGGTTTATTCTGCAGAACGTATCCTCTCTTTTCAGAGCGATATCGAGATTTCTTCCGACAGTTCGATGCGGGTGACTGAAGAAATTACTGTGCTAGCCGAAGGGAAGGAGATCAAACGGGGGATCTATCGTGACTTCCCGACTGACTACAGGGATCGATTTGGCAATCGCTACCGGGTAGGATTTGAGGTGCTTGACGTTCGGCGAGATGGAGCTTCGGAAGGCTATCATACTAAAAAAATCAATAACGGGATCCGGGTTTACCTGGGCCGGAGCGATCATTATCTCAATCAGGGAGTCTACGAATACGAGCTGACCTACAGAACCGATCGCCAACTCGGTTACTTCGAAAAACACGACGAACTCTACTGGAACGTGACCGGTCACGACTGGAACTTCCCGATTGACTCGGTTGAGGCAAGAGTTACGCTGCCGCAGTTTTTTGCCGATGATCAAACCACGGCCGAGGCCTATACCGGACGCTATGGGGGAAAGGGGAATGACTACAGCATCGAAAGAGGGTTGTCGGGTGAGATCGTTTTTTCCTCAACCCGGCCATTCGCCAGTAAGGAGGGGATGACGATTGTCGTGACCTGGCCGAAGGGATATGTCGTCGAGCCGACGGCCCGGGATGAAGTTGTCTCGGTTTTTCGTGATAATCAGGCCTGGGTCGTCGCTGTCTGCGTATTGGTCATCATTCTGGTCTATTACCTGGCAGCCTGGTTCCGGGTCGGCAAAGACCCGGCGGAGGGGGTCGTTTTGGCAGAGTACACGCCGCCACCCGGGTTTTCGCCGGCATCATCCCGATTTATTGAACGGATGGGCTACGATCATAAAGCCTTTGCCGCCGCCCTGATCAACCTGGCGGTTCAGGGTCTTGTTGAAATTATCGAGGAGAATAAGGACTATGTTGTCAAGCGGACAGCCGCTGAGGCGACTGATCTGGCCGCGGGTGAAAAAACCTTGCTGAAAAATATCTTCGGCAGTGTCAATGCTTCGGCCGGCAAACGGCAGACCCTGAGCCAGAAGTATCATGCAAAAATCCGGCGGGCGCTCAATGCGCATGAAGAGTCGTTGCGTAATGATTATGAAAAAAAATTTTTTGTCACCAATAAGTGGTGGCTGGTTCCCGGGGTTGTTTTCACTCTCCTCTCGCTGGCTGCTACGCTGCTCGCTCTTGATGATGGTGAGCGGATTGCAACGGGCGGTTTTTTGCTGGCCTGGCTCTCCGGCTGGACAGTCGGGGTGATCGTCCTCTCTTATCGTACGATCAATGCCTGGCGAGGAGCGCGGACCGGCGGGACCGTTGTCGCAGCAATCTTTATGACTCTGTTTTCTGCACCTTTCGTGATTGCCGAAGTTGTCGTCATTGGGGTTATGGCCCACCAGGTGTCGCCGGCGTTGCCGGCTCTTCTGGTCGGTGCGATCGGTCTCAACCTGCTTTTTTATCAATTGCTCAAGGCACCGACCCGGGCCGGTCGACGACTCCTCGACAAAATTGCAGGGTTCAGACTATTTCTTGATGTCGCCGAAAAAGACGAAATGAATTTCAAAAACCCGCCTGAAAAGACGCCCGAGCTGTTTGAAAAATACCTGCCCTACGCCCTGGCCCTTGATGTCGAGCACCGGTGGGCCGAACGGTTCGCCCGGTTGTTCGCAGACCTGCAGGGCAGCGGTGACACCTACCGACCTCTCTGGTATCATGGTCGCAACTGGAGTGCGCATCACCCAACCATGCTGACCGGTGCGCTCGGCAATTCTCTGAGTTCGGCCCTTTCCTCAGCGGCGACCGCACCCGGTTCATCATCCGGTTCAGGTGGCGGTGGTTTTTCCGGTGGCGGCGGTGGTGGCGGCGGCGGTGGCGGATGGTAGTTCTGCCCGAGATATGATAATGTTTAGTAGAATACTTTTAAATGACAAGGAGAGTTTTTATGACCGAGAATCATGACAAAAATGAACAGCATGATGTCAGTCTGTATGAGAAAATGGTCGCCCGGACGGCCGAATTGCTCGAAGATGGTCGGAAAAGTCTCGACGAGGCTTTGAAGAAGGCGAAGGAGGACCTTGGCAAGGCCGGCGATTTTTCGACGGAGCAGATGGACAAGGTTGCCGACTATGTCAAGCGTGATGTTGTCGACAATGCCGGCAAAGCGACCGAAGCTGTAAAAAAAGCGGTTGATCCTCAGCGGGTTGCTGCCGGCGTTCACTCAATTTATGCACGGATTCTCAATAGCGCGGCTGACGCCCTGTCTGACCTGGCTGCCAAGGCTGAAAAAGCAACCGAATTCAAGACCGGCGAAATCACGAGTTCCGGTACGTTGACCTGCAAGGAGTGCGGGGCTGAAATGCACATGAAAGCAACGGGCCGGATTCCACCCTGTCCGAAGTGTAAAAAAACCATTTTTCGCAGGTCTTACTGAGTTCGTCTATGCAGTGTTCATCGAACAGTTGTTCAAGTGGCTGTGGCGGCCATACTCTGCCCTGCCCGTGTCCTGAAGAGGGCAATCCGGAAATCGATTCCCTGGAAAAAGTGGTCAACTGTTTCTGGCAGAAAAACCAGGATCTTGCCGTTGAAAGGGATTATTACGAGAGTCTGGAATCTCTGGCCGATGCCGTTGATGAAGCAGCCCAGGCTCTCGGCGACGAAAACCTCGGCTACAACCAGCCTGATGCCATTTCCCGAAAGGTCCTCACGGTGACCAGGGAAAAGCTTGTTGCGGCTGAGAACGAATTGTCCCGGGTCGCCGATTTTACGAAACTCCATGCCGTCGTATGTACGTCAATCGGTGATCTTGCTGGACTGACTCCGGCACTGGTTTACCTGACTGCCCTTCGAATCGGCCTGCAGGCCAGGGTGCATCCGCAACACATTTATCTCGATGCCGGCGCCCGTGAAGGTTGTGCAGCTCTGGTCGGACCAGATCTCGAGCGAGTTGTGCTTCCACG harbors:
- a CDS encoding DUF2207 domain-containing protein, whose product is MKKILIILILLLFSSSVYSAERILSFQSDIEISSDSSMRVTEEITVLAEGKEIKRGIYRDFPTDYRDRFGNRYRVGFEVLDVRRDGASEGYHTKKINNGIRVYLGRSDHYLNQGVYEYELTYRTDRQLGYFEKHDELYWNVTGHDWNFPIDSVEARVTLPQFFADDQTTAEAYTGRYGGKGNDYSIERGLSGEIVFSSTRPFASKEGMTIVVTWPKGYVVEPTARDEVVSVFRDNQAWVVAVCVLVIILVYYLAAWFRVGKDPAEGVVLAEYTPPPGFSPASSRFIERMGYDHKAFAAALINLAVQGLVEIIEENKDYVVKRTAAEATDLAAGEKTLLKNIFGSVNASAGKRQTLSQKYHAKIRRALNAHEESLRNDYEKKFFVTNKWWLVPGVVFTLLSLAATLLALDDGERIATGGFLLAWLSGWTVGVIVLSYRTINAWRGARTGGTVVAAIFMTLFSAPFVIAEVVVIGVMAHQVSPALPALLVGAIGLNLLFYQLLKAPTRAGRRLLDKIAGFRLFLDVAEKDEMNFKNPPEKTPELFEKYLPYALALDVEHRWAERFARLFADLQGSGDTYRPLWYHGRNWSAHHPTMLTGALGNSLSSALSSAATAPGSSSGSGGGGFSGGGGGGGGGGGW